Within the Funiculus sociatus GB2-C1 genome, the region ACTATGCGATCGCCCGTGCGCGATCGCAATTTATCTCACCCAGATGCCAACGGCAAAGCTCTTATTTAACAACTTTTTAAAAGTTGCGCTGATACTCTTCTAAAAGATCCATCAAATTAACTTGGCACTGCATAGGCAGCAAGTCTATCAGAGGAACTTCCCGTTTTCCTCCGCCTAACTTCACGGGGATATTTTCCAGAACTTGCAGCACCCGGTCTTCTTGTAAGGAATCATTAACCAGCATGGGATACAGCTGTTCTGCCAAGACACTGTGCAAATGAGCATCCCGTAAATAGAGATGCCATTTAGCAATGTCAATGTAAATGTTTTCGCCAATTTCAGCGGCGAGTGCTTCGATTGCTTCGCTGGTGTTCGCTTTAGCCATAACATCTACTCTCTTTTTGTGAATGGGAATCTACTTGCCTTAATTGCAATCGATCCCCTCGGAGTTTGCATCAACGAAAAGCAGAACCTATGGTCTATCTTTTGGTAGTTTTCTTGGTTGTTTTTTTTGTCTTCTCTTTGGGTTTTGGTTGGAACCCTTGAGGAGTTGCGGCTACAGATTCGACTACAGGAGTGGAGTAATCTGCCACTCCAAAGATATAAATCATGTGAATCAATATGACCGTTGCCCAGATTCCTGTCACCCATTTAGCCCAAGGCCATGTAGCATTCTGCAAATTGTGGAAAAACCACAAGCCAGAATTACAGGCGGCAAAAATCGCTACGTGCATAGCAAAATTCATCCGGTCATCAAGGCGACGATAGGCGGGGTCGTTACGGTCGGGTTTGCGAGGCCAACGAGGAGGCATTTGAAGTTCTGAGTTAGGAGTTATGAGTTGTCATTTCTAACAACTAACTTCATTTTAAAGCTCTAAGTGGCATCTTCCGGACGTTGATAATCTCCCGACTTGCCGCCAGTTTTACTCACTAGGCGAATTGATTCAATTATCATCCCCTTTTCCAGGGCTTTTGCCATGTCGTACAGTGTAAGCGCGGCGACGGAAACTGCTGTCAGGGCTTCCATTTCCACGCCTGTTTCAGCTTTTGTTACGACTTCTGCCCGAATCTGATATCCCGGCAGTTGGGGGTCTGGTGTCAGATGCACTTCTACTTTACTGATGGGTAAGGGATGGCACAGGGGGATTAGCCCTGAAGTCTGTTTTGCTGCCATAATTCCCGCCAGTCTCGCGGTTCCTAAGACATCCCCTTTTGGCGCATTCCCCGCCTGAATCGCCGCCAACGTCTCTGGCAACATCCGCACCTGCGCGGCGGCGACTGCAATGCGTTTGGTTGCGGATTTGCTGGAAACATCCACCATCTGCGCCTCACCTTGGGCATCCACATGAGTTAGCGGTTGAATTTCAAAAAAATTTTGCGTCATCGCTTTGAGTTGTGTTATTATGAGATTCGGGCAAGGGCTTGTAGCTCAGTGGACTAGAGCACGTGGCTACGGACCACGGTGTCGGGGGTTCGAATCCCTCCTAGCCCGTTTAATAAGTAAAAAGGCAAAAGGCAAAAAAAGTGTCTTTTGTCTTTTTGCTTTTTATAGTCTAGTAATTGGTGCTGGTAAATTGCAAAGCAAGGGTCATCATATCATTGACCTTAACTGGAGCGATCGCGCCTTGGAAAAAAACGCGATCGCATCTTTGTTATTTACAGCAAAATACCAACTTATAGTTACACTTTACTTGAATTTAACTTTTGATTAGAAGTAAATTAGAGCCATTAATTTCATTAGACCAGAATGGCACTTAGAATAAAAGTTGAACGCGAGGAGTTTGACGCTGCGGCTACTGATGGATATGTCTACGGCGAGTTGCGCCTTCAAGGCATTATTTACGTTTATGTCGAATTAGGAACAGAAAGAGAGTT harbors:
- a CDS encoding DUF3181 family protein, producing MAKANTSEAIEALAAEIGENIYIDIAKWHLYLRDAHLHSVLAEQLYPMLVNDSLQEDRVLQVLENIPVKLGGGKREVPLIDLLPMQCQVNLMDLLEEYQRNF
- a CDS encoding 2TM domain-containing protein, which encodes MPPRWPRKPDRNDPAYRRLDDRMNFAMHVAIFAACNSGLWFFHNLQNATWPWAKWVTGIWATVILIHMIYIFGVADYSTPVVESVAATPQGFQPKPKEKTKKTTKKTTKR
- the moaC gene encoding cyclic pyranopterin monophosphate synthase MoaC, with the translated sequence MTQNFFEIQPLTHVDAQGEAQMVDVSSKSATKRIAVAAAQVRMLPETLAAIQAGNAPKGDVLGTARLAGIMAAKQTSGLIPLCHPLPISKVEVHLTPDPQLPGYQIRAEVVTKAETGVEMEALTAVSVAALTLYDMAKALEKGMIIESIRLVSKTGGKSGDYQRPEDAT